Part of the Amphiura filiformis chromosome 9, Afil_fr2py, whole genome shotgun sequence genome is shown below.
ttactgaatataGAGAGtgcacgtcattcaccacctgGAACGTATTATAATAATATGTCGATGTTAAATTATAATACAGTGCGTACATGAAGCTCAATTCTTCGGTcttatcacatagtgacgtattcgacatttttgagaaaattggatcATTAAATAGTTATGTTCTCTTCTTACATTCACACAAAAACTGTGCCTCAAAGTTGTAAGATATTAGTTCAATTTTGTCGTATTTAGAAAACCTTCAAATGTCtatatcacataacgacgtatttgccaaTCATCTATACTGCGCAAACCCATTATGCCGTATCTGCAATTGgaagaatttgccgttttagATAGTGACGTATTTGTGCGACGTATTTTCGAGACATTTCGTCATTGTACTGTAAAATGGtagttttgtccttttcacatagtgaggTATTTGCCCAAACGTTTCACATAGTGATGTATTTgcacgacgtatttgtcatttgaatggcgaaattgtcattagtccttttcacatagtgacgtattttatcaatttttttgcagaataagttatgctctgatagtgataagtgaattacattgcAAATGGTATATTTACATTACTTTTAaccaggttttaatcgacaatgataataatattttaatcaagagtATGCAACAAATAAAAATCGCAAcattttcaaattcgattttctagaaatgcgtattttgcaaatatgtcaCTAAGTGATGCGGCAGACGAATTAATCCATTTTTCTAGATTACCAAATTCAACTAAAAACCATCATTAATTTCAGAGCTAGATGTAAAATATCAACTCTATGTGCGGTTTAGAATTAACGAGAGCGTTTCCGCACAATAGCTGAACCATCATGGTATTCGGTAGTATCGTGGTATAAGCTACAAAAATATAGGGCATAGTACCAGGGAATAATAGAAAATACTGGCCTAAAATAATGTAACTTCTTGTTATAGTGAATTTATTAAGAACCATTAGGTCATGAGTGTATTCATTCTAATATAGATTCTATACTGCGCCattaaagtatccttacacttggataaataatcacaatttccaaacagaacaatattggggtaaatttgtttttttaatagatgcacatctaatcctgcacattattgaatccaatgtgacttcaagaagcaaagttacaagcatttgattagacgaaggttcagttttaaaagtgacaaactggcctattcaaaactccacagactagacatcaggtttgagagtggtgaatggctgattaatgcgtttggctttaatttaaaacaaaaggaacaaaagaaaactgaaacaaaagaactggcaaataaaatgaaagttatgaaaagtacagagaagtaaaaaactgaaataaaaactgctttaaataacgcttcattgaagaaactgttttgtctctttgttgcggcttgttggaatctttttgcgccttgtataggccggtttgacacttttaaaacgggaccttcgtctattcaattgcttgtaactttacttcttgaggtcacattaaatagcgcatctttaaaaaaaaattaccccaatattgtttagttttgaaattgtgattatttttccaagtgtaaggatactttattggcgcagtatattatggttgttatatatacagtaagccaaaacattaaggtaccagttatgttgaccccctgtatatccttacCAAAGAAAGAAATGTCAGAATTGGAAAAAGCAGCCAATATCTGAATCTTTTAGCTCGATTTTAAGAcctcaatttaaaagttgcagtttgctccattgaatGCCCTATGATTTGTACaaaaagcgttcgcgaacaaaaAAAACTAGCgacgtgcttccattgattagcacgataaaactagcgtcgtgtttTCGTTGATTAGAACTCAAggtacaacttttgatttcgtttcttcattaggttttggatcaccgtttctttaattctcaaccaatttcaacaaataagtgctaaagagtacaggcattggctgcttgttttaattttgacatatttgttttacttaggatatacaggggtgaacataattaCTGGTATCGTAATTCTTTGGCGGGACTAGCAGCGCAGACGATATCAAACTTTGAATCAATCGTTGTTTGTCAAAAATAATGCCATTGTTACTGTAATGGCGCTGATAGTCAACACACAAGCTATCGCCAGCAATATATTATCTACTACACTGGCTATTTTTAGCCATTCATTATGGTAGTCGTCAAGTTGGTCTCGTAAGCCTTCCTTTTCACAAACTCTTTTGGCATGGCCATCCGGGTACTCCACAAGCGGAATCTCATGCCCATTTGAAATCGTATCCGCAGAATTCTTCTTCGTACCCAGTAATTCACGATTATTTGCAAGTATTGGCGTTGTCGATGAATCAATGGTGTTATCTAAAGCTCTAGTGTCTAGACGATACTCGTTGATAGAAGATTTTGCAGGCGAAGATAATCCGAAGATTTTTCGAAGCCATTCAGGAACTGGTTTGACTTTTTCTTTGTGGTATAATGCCGCCACCAGCACACCAGACACGATGGATAAACATCCAATCAGAATCATTGGAGCGAAGTAATAACCTGTTTGGATTGTAAAAAAAGACAAGACCACTTGACCATTTATTCACTTCACAGTTAGGATGAgaatatcataatttttagagGTTATAATCTGGTATAGTTTCTTTGCAGACAATTATTAGATGCTTACTTATTATCGGCATAGCGGTTGATGACGGTGGAAGAGTGTCTCCTATCAGCTGCTGAAAGAGCACTACAGCAAGTAGGTTGGTGATACCAAGGGACACCTTTTCACCAGACGCACTTGGTAGAATGAAAGTCAGCAAATTCAAAATTGACAGGAGCGCACACGGAAGGATGAAACTCAAAACGTGGAACATAGGGTGTCGTTTCAGAATCACGGTGAATATAAGCTCTGGATATAATCTGAATAAAGGTATACAATAGACATGGAATTAATCTGGCTGTCAAGTAGAAAGGTCGAAGGTCACATTTTGGACTCCACACGGTGGAACCTAAAAAGTGCTAAAATCTTCCCCAAAATTGTTCAAGTTCAAAAAAATATGTAATGCGTAGAATGTTCCGTTATGGTTATATGTggccgttcacggcgaatgagccgtaaattcctcccccggtcaattttgttttatttcgtgtatagaaaatatacatcataagctttaaaatggtatatcatttgacttcaaacgatatccagaagcggggttatggtttgttaaactttgttccttcaacaaaattatagcttttttcgtttctacatgtgtcactttttccacattgctcgcaaacagtcataattggcggtcatttcaaatcatccccaagtcaacgaggtttaagaaagttctctcattgttaattgttggttatacatacctatacctATACTTATACTcgtacaatgcctggtaacccaccacttgaacaggatttagccaaagcaaacaaagaccagagctattaaaatttcTATAGCTATCTaaggtagaagattattatccacttcaacaataggattattgattggtggttgactatcaaaatgagatagatgtcgcgccagcttaagttaccgatgaatacgaccttcgtacacattttacactgtaactcagaatacagtttagggaatttacggctcattcgtgctgtacggtcacatattggtaACAAAGTAGGTTGATGTTTGGGCGTAAAAGTTTCAACGGGCATTGAGCTTTTCCATCATGTTTCCACGGTAAGGAAATATTCTGAAAAACTATTCTGTTTTTAATTGCTTAATAGCAGACCAACAATATTATTTAGGTGTCACATGATGATTATTAT
Proteins encoded:
- the LOC140160283 gene encoding acetylcholine receptor subunit alpha-like, producing MFHVLSFILPCALLSILNLLTFILPSASGEKVSLGITNLLAVVLFQQLIGDTLPPSSTAMPIISYYFAPMILIGCLSIVSGVLVAALYHKEKVKPVPEWLRKIFGLSSPAKSSINEYRLDTRALDNTIDSSTTPILANNRELLGTKKNSADTISNGHEIPLVEYPDGHAKRVCEKEGLRDQLDDYHNEWLKIASVVDNILLAIACVLTISAITVTMALFLTNND